The segment ATCCCTGTGGATTTGCTCACGGGGCTCAAAACCACGGGGAAATACCTTTTCTCCCGCAAGGCCACCATCCAGTACCCGGAAGAACGGAAGGAGCCTGCGGATCGCTTCCGCGGGATGTTTGGCTACTCCCTGGAGCGGTGCAACGTATGCCGCGGCTGTGAAAAGGCCTGTCCCATTGGCATCATTCACATTGAAAGCCACTGGGAGGAGTACGAAATCGAAGGCAAGAAGCGCAAAAAACAGGTCATTGACCGCTACGACATTGACGTCAAGCGCTGCATGTTTTGC is part of the Thermoanaerobaculum aquaticum genome and harbors:
- a CDS encoding NuoI/complex I 23 kDa subunit family protein, whose product is MSFWGLLASVIPVDLLTGLKTTGKYLFSRKATIQYPEERKEPADRFRGMFGYSLERCNVCRGCEKACPIGIIHIESHWEEYEIEGKKRKKQVIDRYDIDVKRCMFCNLCAEACPTEAVWLTTKTYEAAAYERNHALYFNKEKLMHWEGVKPFPGVKPPAEGGLPAFRLGGEEEEEDH